The DNA sequence TTATTATGATATAATGTGAATATGTGATTACTTTAGGAGGTGTAATGCACATAttctttataaatttattgacaatgacaaatttaaaaaattttgacagtAAAAACAGGAGAGGAGTGTTAAAAGCAGCAGAATTTGTGATGTGTAGTCATTAATTAGTCATCATCGGtattttaatggtgtgagatgaCATCTAATTATATAGGattactcattttttttatggttaagtgctgaacaaattttaataaaaatactaactCTCTAGACTTTTTCAAAACGAAATATATATAACATCacgataaaataatttttataataatctAATATAATGAAACAAGTTTAATAATGTAGCGaggataaataaatattattattattatatactataaagaactttttaaaatttagtgaAAATAATTGTTCCCGCACTATTTCACATGAATTCCGTTCCTATTCTTCATCCAGTTTTACTCTTTACAAAAGGAATTCCAAATTTTTCACTAAAACAAATTCCAAAATAAGACTGTTAGCGAAAATTCTTTGATAGACCGGAAGTCCTTTGGATCTGTTTATCAGCAATAGGATAATCAAACACGGTTCTCGGGTAATTAAACTCAACcatgacaaaaaaaaagggTAATTAAACTCAACATTACCAATTTGTTCCAAATTAGTTAGGAACAGCCATGATCAGGCTAAGGAGAATACATAGTAGCAtagtattaaatatatttaattaatttatcaaaatttatatgGTTTTTACAGGGCATAATGGTACCATAAATGGACAGGGACAAACATGGTGGACAAAATATCTGCAGAAGGTTCTGAACCACACAAGGGGTCCACTGGTTCAGATCTTATGGTCTAGTGACATTCTTATAACTAACATTACTTTGCGTGACTCTCCTTTTTGGACACTTCATCCATACGATTGCAAGAATGTTACAATAAAAAACCTTACAATTTTGGCTCCTGTGTATCGTGCACCAAATACTGATGGCATTGATCCTGGAAAGTATCTTCTTCTATGAATACATAGAATTAACTTTTAGCTAGTCAATATTAGCTATTTTTAGAGTTCATAATTTGTAATTTAAAGTGTAGCGTTAATGATTTATAATTTAGAGTCTagaatttaatataaataaagtaatttaaaaaaaattgatttaggttggctaaaaaaaattggttatAGTTACTAGAAAGCCAATATTTTGTTAAGCAAGACGGGGAATTTGAAACTAGGTACGCAGGTAGGAATTGATATTATATTTCCGGAAATGAGCTATGTGGGCTGTGGATTCCTAAATTTTAGATTGATATTATACTATCTGTCCTTgtgtttttttatattgaaaatTATTATTCACAATAAATTAAACATTGGTTTGTATGATAGAACAGATTCATGTGAAGATATGTTGATAGAGAACTGTTACATAAGCGTGGGAGATGATGCAATTGCCATAAAAAGTGGGTGGGATCAGTATGGAATTGCTTATGGAAAGCCTTCAAAGAATATAGTAATCCGAAACCTTGTTGTTCGATCTAATGTTAGGTAACTCCCTAACTCATCCATCTTTCTTCAGCATCAACTAACTTAACTGTGGTTTGTACAAAATGCGACAGTGCCGGCATCTCAATAGGCAGCGAAATGTCCGGCGGTGTATCGAACGTAACGGTGGAGAACATCCTTGTATGGAAATCCAGGCGTGCTATTCGGATCAAGACAGCGCCGGGAAGAGGCGGCTTCGTGCGCCAAATATCTTACAAGAATCTGACCTTTGAGAATTGCAGAGTTGGAATTGTGGTCAAAACAGACTACAACCAACACCCTGACGCCGGATACGACCCGAAAGCGCTTCCTCTTCTCGAGGACATAAGCTTCACGGGCGTCCGGGGCCAGGCAGTTCGAGTGCCGGTACGGATTCAAGGCAGCCAGGACATTCCTGTTAGAAATGTGACTTTTAAGGACATGTTTGTCGGATTAATTTCGAAgagggtgaagaagaagaaacatatCTTCCAGTGTGCCTTTGTCCGTGGTCAAGTAATAGGGACTATCTTCCCTGCCCCTTGTGAGAACTTTGATCAGTACAATGAACAAGGGCAGCTAGTTAAGCATGCCGTATCATGGAATGTCACAGATATAGATTACCAAATATGAGGCCTTTTTGCATGCTTGTTGACTTCTTGTGCGTCGATGCCATAATGGGATCTCTGTATCTTATGCGTGGTATGAATCTGTATGTGAGTATAGCCTTTTAAAGCTGTGGTTGTGGTTCTGGTTCACTTCGAATTATTCTGATTGCAGAAAAACGCGAAATTTACAACTGATGTGACTGCAATGCAATTGTGCAAGACATTGTAATTGCAATTTTGTGGCAATGTGGCTGCAACTGTCGTTAAAGACTGCAACCTAAATGCATCCCTATCAGCAATTAGGCTTCAACTTATGTTTATATTAGTCATTTTTGTGCAAGTTTCTTAGGTGATGAACTGTACATAGTGGAACGTTCAGATACTTGTATAAGCGGCCTTCTTATTTTTAAGGATTTATTACAAGCTAAgctttcattttaattttgtaatttatagTCATCAAATAGTTATTATTGGTGTTTTTAATGGCATAAAATTTTATCCAATGgtataaaattattcaatttttttgctTGTTAAATGCTAATCAGATTTTAATTAAAGTACTGGCTCCTAAACTTTttcttattataataattaaaaattatattaataactttgagtattataaaaaataaaaatattttgtgctGGCCCCCTCACTTTAAGTCATTTTGTTTACCAACAAAGGTTGCATATTGACAAAATTActgaattttagaaaaaaaaatggctcAATATAGATATAAAGAAGACACCGAAAGAGAGAGCTAAGATTCATCGTGGAAAGAACAAAAGGAAACTAGAGAAACATTCTCTCCcaaaaaaagggggaagaaatCATTACGTTTCCCTTGTGAAAGAGGAACAAAGCATATATTCCCAAACTTCCCAACAAAGCAAATCATCATCCCTTTTTAGTGTAAATCTTAATCTAATCTGTACTAAAATTATCGGATTGGATCGAATCTTGGATATatctttaaaatatataaatatttttaaacgtttatttttattaaaaaaatatcaataaaatctttttgttttatttttttaatatatttatttttaaattattattaaacatatttttttaataataaaaataaaataatacaatctatatgataattattaattaaaataaaatataaaaaaatatttacttatttaattatttatttttgttgatcTGTGAATTGGATATAAGGATATTTATATGATATTTACAATCCGATTCTATTAGAGTACAAATCAGATCGGATCAATATCTATAACTTTTATTTCGAATTCAGATAAATAGCACGAATATGCGGATCAAATACAatctataaatatatatatatatatatatatatatatatatatgacttttttttctctcttctttctttcaattcaattctagTATATTATTATTGTGAATTGATTTGTGAGATAGAGTTTCAGACTTTCAGTGGCAAGCAAAACGGTAATGGTTGATGAAATCTCTTATCCTTCCAAGACTACCAAGCTAATTTGAAGAAATGAATTGAGATTTAATCCTAAAAAAGAGAGCAGCggaaaaatcataaattataTTAGAACAAACACAATGCCCACCATACTCCTTCCCATTCATAaccaaatcaaattaaagtaCTCTGATGAAATTTTAATGTATTGATTCATGGATTGTAACCAATCCACTATCAAACTCATATTACGTTAAATAGACATCCAATGATCATGTTCAACATTACACTTATTATAGCAACAACACCACAttgataaaaaagaaaataaaatccaattaATAACCAAGAAAAGGAATGAGGAAAGAGGCGAAGCAGAGGGGAGAACGAAGGCGGAGTGGAATACAGGAGGCCATAGCGGGCGGAAAAACACTGTGACAAGTGGTGGCGACGGCTTAGCAGAAGTACAAGTAAAACCCACAGAAGAACATCAATGATAATTGTATTTTGCATTAATGTTAGCACAAATTAAGCTAATTTATTTACAATCTAACTGCATATATCTTATAGGTATGTATTTATGTTCATTCTTCTAAATTAACAATGCCCTATATATGCATCAATTATTACTACTATGCAATAATCAAAGTATGTAAGACATAGATAATAATCCACTTTCTTTAAATAtgaattttcttttcctctgcaaatatagaagaaaagaaagaaaacaatcTTTAACTTGGTTGGAAAAAACCAAGCATAATTGTAGAGATATAAATCCTAGTTGAAAAACCAAGCATAATTTCCACAAATGCAGATTGTAACCTTAAAACCTAAAATAATAGCATTTTGATAAATTGAAAGGGTTGGTTGGAACTCTTTGTATTTTGTCTAAACTATAAACCTAAATGATAGTTAAAATGGATGAGTGGTCACACGCGATTGGATAGAATAAGGAACGAAGATATAAGAGAGAGAGTTGAAATAGCACATATTGTAGAAAAGATGATAGAATCGCATCTCAAGTAGTTTTAGACATGTAGAAAAAAGATTGACAGAACACCCAATCAAGAGAGAGGATGAGATGAAAGATAGACGAATGGTGAAAGGCAAAGAAAGACTTAGGAATATCATCTATAAAGTGGCCAAACGAGATTTATATATAAACGGTCTCTTTGTAGACAtgatatataataaaacttaatgACATCGTTTGATCTATGTAGCCGACCCACCTAGCGAGACAAGGCTTCATTGTCATTGTTGTAGTATAAACCTAAATGATGATAAAccaaacaaaaatatattttggaaTATGAAATGATTACACGTCCAcaaatttatatttctaatCAAATTTCGTAAACAACATAATCAAATTTTATGGTAAAATCAAACTTACTTCACATTTGTAATCAAactttataaataatataattgaaTTAGCTTTATATTTATTAGCATCCCCATTAACTTTAAACCCAAAAACTGTGTTTGTTAAGTCgctttataatttttatatagcaaaaaataattataaagtGGTTAAATTGTGATAAGCAGGTGCAATTTGAAGGAATCGTGTTTGGATCtctataataattattttgaaattattttcaaaagaaATTTATGAGAGACCAAAACAGTTACTGTAAAAAAGAGACAAAGGTCACTAAATCCGATTTAtgtatagatattttttataaaaaatgtgCAAGAGATTGATAAAAGGTATAGCTATTGTTAGAGAGATTAATAAGAAAGAAATCAAAGTCACTCAGTTCTTTTTATATGATGGACTTCGGTTTGGTGGAAAGCAGATAGTGGAGTGGGCGGCTGAGGAAGGGGCTGAAACGGGTTGGTTGATTGGCCAAGAAATTGATGGGTTAAGCCAGGTGGCGAGGTTGGTTGTGATGGGTACTGAACCGGGGCGGGCTGAAAGTTCGCAGGTCACTAGGAAACATGGGGAGGTAACGCTGCGTGCTATGGGGCCGTTTATGTGATTGTGAGCCACGCGAGAATGCCCAGAAGCCCTCCGATCTTGATGTTGGCGATGCGGGGAGGGAAGAGCCACTCGAACAGGGACCTTGGGCAGCTAATACTCGAGGTTCCATGGCTGAACAGGGGTGCTGCGATCCAGGGAGCAGTGATGCCGGTGACGGTGGTCCGGTGGCGTTGTGGTTGGGGAAAGGGCGCAGGAGCCAAGGGAACAAAACGAAGTTGGAGAGGCCTTTCTCTCTTGTGGGAACCGTTCGGGGACCCCAAAACAAGTGTGTGGGAATCCGAGAGCATCGGAAACAGACACAAGGATAGACGCAGAGGTACAAGTTGTAGTTAATGGAGAGGGAAGTGTGGTGACTAATGCTGGGTCCGATACAGAGGCAGAGTGACGGAAGGGGATGGATGATGACAGAATAACAAAACAAGATCAGATAAAGAAAAATGAGGAAACTTGGGCATTGGCAGCGGAGTCGGGTGCtgttttatatgataaaaaagtGGATATTATGGCTATTTTGTAAAGCGCAGAATGAATAATTAGCGATGAAGTGAAAGatgacaaaacaaaaagaaaatacacGAAGGAGTCGGCCTAAGAATCacaataaggtgaggaaaaatgtctttaaataatttttagcTACTGAAATATTCGGAGGTTGAGAGAGGATGAAAAATTGAGTATCATAAAATCTTTAAAGAACAATTATAAGTTAAACATGgttaaaactaagaggaaggaGATAACTAAGTTTGATGTTCCAAGATTGTGGGGTTATAGTACTATGGGTTGGGAATATGTGGAGTTTGCAGGGACTTTTGGGGATTTGCTGTTAATTTGGGATGATGACATGTTTAAATCCAACAATTGTTATAAAGGGGAGAGGTGGTTGTGCGTTGAAGGAGTATTGACGAAAACCAATTTTAGTTGGGCTTTTTGTTTGGTGTATGGGGAGCATAGGAGGGAGGAGAAGCGAGTAGTGTGGGAGGAGTTGAGTTATATTGTGGGTCTGAGTCAGGTTCCTTTCTGTTTTTTGGGGGATTTTAATGAGATGTTACATGTTGAAGAACGCAAAGGGACTAATAGTTTACCGGTATCAGCGGAAGAGTTCAAGAATTGGGTACATGATATGCAGTTGATGGATTTACCTCTTAATGATAGGAAGTTCACGTGGTTCAGGGGTCGATCTTGTAGTCGGATTGATAGAGTTTTGGTCAACATTGAGTGGACTGAGAAATTTTCTGAACTTCGACTAAAAGGTAGGCCAAGAAGGCTGTTAGATCACTACTCGTTGATTGTGGAAGATAATAGAGTAGGTGGTGGTCCACGACCTTTCAGAAGCCTCGATTCCTGGTTTACGCATGAGGATTTTTCTGAGGATGATTAAAAATGAATGGAGAAAGTTGAACGATGCTCAGTTCACTAGTAAGCTGAAGGCCTTGACGGGTCCTTTGCGAAAATGGCATAAGGATAATTTTGGGGACATGGATAAGACACTGAAAATGTTTGAGGAGGAGATTAAAAAGCTTGATAATCTGGTTAGTGATGGCGCTCATGATGGTACAATGGAGGTTAGAAAGAAGACGTTGGTGAGTTTTTGTGAGAAGTGATATGTTAGAAAGGAGGTGCACTGGAAGCAGATGTCGCAGTCTCAGCATTCTAAGAACATGGATAAGAATACTAGATACTTTCATAACATCGCCTCGGCTAGAAGACGAAATAATAGGATTGATGCTCTGATAATTCATGGACGGCTAGTGTGGAATCAGACAAGAATAAAGGTTGCAATTAGAGGATTTTATAAGGATCTATATCGGCAGGAATTTGTTCGGAGGATTGGCTTTCGGGATGGGTTGGTGAGACAGATTGATGGAGCTAAGGCTGTTGCTTTGGAGGTTATGCTGTCTGTAGAGGAAATTAGGGGGGCAGTTTGGGACTGTGAATCCTCTAAAGCCTCTGGTAGTGATGGATACAATATGAACTTCATCAAACAATGATGGGAGGATATTGGTCAGGAGTTCATTGAAGCGGTGATAGAGTTCTTCCAAAGTGCTAAGCTACCAACCGATGCGAATGTCACGTGGGTGACGCTAGCTCCGAAATTTGTGCATGGGTGCTAAAGAGATCAAGGACTTTTGGCCGATTAGTATGGTGGGATGTGTGTATAAGGTGATCTCCAAGGTCTTGGTGCGAAGAATGAGAACAGTCATGCCGAGTTTGATAGGAGAGACTCAGAGTACTTTTGTCAAGGGTAGGAAAATACATGATGATGCCCTCATTGCTTGTGAGACGGTTTATTGGCTCAAGACGCGTAGAAAAAAGGTGGCAATCATAAAGCTAGACTTTCAGAAAGCTTATGATAGAGTCAGATAGAGATTTGTGGATATAGTGCTTCAGAAAATGGGCTTCGAATAAAGGTGGAGGAATTGGGTGAAAGAGTGTATCAGTACGGCCTCTATGTTTGTCCTGGTTAATAGATCACCATCCAAGCCATTCAAAATGGAGATGGGACTACGACAAGAAGATCCACTCTCTCCTCTTCTATTTGTGCTTGTGCCGATGTGTTACATAGGATGTTGGGGGAAGCCGTAAGGAGTGGGTTCATTGCTCCGTTGCTAGTCGGGAAAGATCATATTGAATTGTCACATCTCCAATTCGCGGATTATACTATCTTGTTCTTCCCTCCGGAGACAGGAACAATTGCGAACTATAAGAGGATGCTGCATTGTTTTGAGTTAATGTCTGGGTTGAACATCAATTTTGATAAGTCGAATCTGATCCTGGTTAACTGTGAGCAGGAGTGGGTGGAGCATGTGTATAGCCTACTGAGGTGTAAGCAAGTTGCTTTACCTGTCATATGCCTCGGAATTTCTTTAGGAGCAAATCCGTGGTTGGTGAAGGCTTGGAAGCCGATCATAGACAAGGTGGAATAGAAGCTCAGTTTATGAAAAGCGAAAGTTCTAAACAAAGTAGGTAAGCTAGTCCTCATTAAATCGATATTAAATAGCTTACCGATCTTTTATCTTAGTCTGTACAAGATGTCGAAGGCGGTCGCTGACAAGTTGATTGCACTACAGAGGAGATTTATGTGGTGTAAGGAGGATGGTAACTATGGCATGCCTCTAGTGAAGTGGGAAGTAGTTCAGACTCCAAAAACGGCTAAAGGCTTGGGGGTCAGAGATGCAGTTCTTAGGAACACagtgctattgtttaagtggtGGTGGTAGTTTTCAAAGGAGGATTGTCCGTTGTGGAAAACGGTTGTTTGTTCTTATAATAACCTGAACCCTAATGTAATGCTATCTAGTCAGACTTTACCGGTGAAGGGGGTCCGTGGAAAGACATCTGTGAGTTGAACATAACAAAACAATATGTGGAAGAAAAACTTATTAGTGGCCTGGCGAGGGAAGTAGGGAATGGAAGACGAACTCGGTTTTGGAAAGATAATTGGATGCAAGGTGGTCTTCTGAAAGTAAGTTTTTCAAGGCTCTTCTGTATTTCAAACCAACAAGGATCTGTGATAGGGGACTGTGGGTTCTGGGATGCGTTAGAGTGGATTTAGAATTTCCATTGGAGAAGAGAGTTGTTCCAATGGGAGTTGGAATTGGTTCATCAACTTCATGAGAGGTTAAGGCCGGTAAAACTATCAACTGGTAGAGAGGATAATATTGTGTGGAAGTTTTATAATAAAGGTTTTTTTTCTACTAACTCTTTTGTGCAGGTGTTGCAATTA is a window from the Arachis stenosperma cultivar V10309 chromosome 3, arast.V10309.gnm1.PFL2, whole genome shotgun sequence genome containing:
- the LOC130967605 gene encoding probable polygalacturonase, with amino-acid sequence MVEENTTPTSTTKHDWFETQAVLDLKRWFQAIISSHKTLFTLLWLAAFTSAFLWQRDAVSGLVVLHGGGESLKKSESSLLYPKLRPVGFSLVDFGGVGDGVTMNTKAFERAVSEISKLGEKGGGQLNVPPGRWLTAPFNLTSHITLFLHQDAVILGVQDEKYWPLVPALPSYGYGREHPGPRYTSLIHGQNLTDVVITGHNGTINGQGQTWWTKYLQKVLNHTRGPLVQILWSSDILITNITLRDSPFWTLHPYDCKNVTIKNLTILAPVYRAPNTDGIDPDSCEDMLIENCYISVGDDAIAIKSGWDQYGIAYGKPSKNIVIRNLVVRSNVSAGISIGSEMSGGVSNVTVENILVWKSRRAIRIKTAPGRGGFVRQISYKNLTFENCRVGIVVKTDYNQHPDAGYDPKALPLLEDISFTGVRGQAVRVPVRIQGSQDIPVRNVTFKDMFVGLISKRVKKKKHIFQCAFVRGQVIGTIFPAPCENFDQYNEQGQLVKHAVSWNVTDIDYQI
- the LOC130966153 gene encoding uncharacterized protein LOC130966153, with product MVKTKRKEITKFDVPRLWGYSTMGWEYVEFAGTFGDLLLIWDDDMFKSNNCYKGERWLCVEGVLTKTNFSWAFCLVYGEHRREEKRVVWEELSYIVGLSQVPFCFLGDFNEMLHVEERKGTNSLPVSAEEFKNWVHDMQLMDLPLNDRKFTWFRGRSCSRIDRVLVNIEWTEKFSELRLKGRPRRLLDHYSLIVEDNRVGGGPRPFRSLDSWFTHEDFSEDD